In a genomic window of Quercus lobata isolate SW786 chromosome 4, ValleyOak3.0 Primary Assembly, whole genome shotgun sequence:
- the LOC115986230 gene encoding B3 domain-containing protein At2g31420-like: MPLSQINPDFLKETEREALDQQKPIGVQFVEPSNKVYMMVLRQWYMPKESGKKSSSYVLRINWNNAVAANDLKITTVVQIWSFRVANQEDLCMALVVVDKEGSKSSGNSNDREGGSNSS; the protein is encoded by the coding sequence ATGCCTTTAAGCCAAATCAACCCAGATTTCTtaaaagagacagagagagaagcTCTAGATCAGCAAAAGCCCATTGGAGTGCAATTCGTGGAGCCATCTAATAAGGTCTATATGATGGTTTTAAGGCAATGGTACATGCCTAAGGAATCAGGGAAGAAAAGCTCTTCATATGTTCTAAGAATAAATTGGAACAATGCAGTTGCAGCAAATGATCTGAAGATTACTACTGTGGTCCAAATTTGGTCTTTCCGAGTTGCTAACCAAGAAGATCTCTGCATGGCTCTTGTTGTGGTTGATAAAGAAGGGAGCAAAAGTAGCGGCAATAGCAATGACAGAGAGGGAGGAAGTAATAGCAGCTGA